One segment of Pseudanabaena sp. FACHB-2040 DNA contains the following:
- a CDS encoding DUF760 domain-containing protein yields MKNLPGQTPEFLNSGNSGGHTESANALLQYVQAMGPETIAHLSRPVSSEVMQVMEHNIIGLLGGLPTQNFDISVTTSREHLGRLLASAMMSGYFLRGAEQRLAFEQSIMSNETESSFEAE; encoded by the coding sequence GTGAAGAACCTACCCGGACAAACTCCTGAATTCCTCAATAGCGGTAATAGCGGTGGCCACACCGAGTCTGCCAACGCACTCCTGCAGTATGTGCAGGCGATGGGGCCTGAGACCATTGCCCATCTCTCTCGACCGGTCTCTTCAGAAGTGATGCAGGTGATGGAGCACAACATTATTGGGCTGCTGGGTGGGCTGCCTACTCAAAATTTTGATATCAGCGTTACCACCAGCCGGGAGCACTTAGGACGCCTGTTGGCCTCTGCTATGATGAGCGGATATTTTCTGCGCGGGGCTGAGCAGCGCCTAGCCTTTGAACAGTCCATTATGTCCAACGAAACCGAATCCTCCTTTGAGGCCGAGTGA
- a CDS encoding DUF3747 domain-containing protein: MKSLKHLKVAALAAAALGVFGGVGSAIASTTNSHNAVTINQSLTQSTQLLAQAQQFGEQPVIDQSRLLLVAAPGSALNPNQFFIIEQQSNARPCWNEPSPGTIDPLWTTFDFTGICGRVSDSNGYSIRTNGIDQGANYQFKLEPSGNDLVLYGLPRATNPDKRRLVIGRTNGRSTTGFARINLEPGWSLAKRTFNGQTLGHVYTTNQTALAQLLDAGGAAPTPTPGTQPPVVVRPPATPAPFPDIQGNLYAAQIARASQLNLISGFEDGSFRPRNTLTREQAVSIVMEGLQQRAPQSVLAALPQRATANPFPDVTTNRWSALKIAQAKQLEIITGDFGTGRFRPSDNITRAELIAMLRKAAMVEFSEQTTVAGTPTASLVPTQAPVGFTDISGHWAANTITEMSAYCGIASPLNETGGSFAPNTQALRDFASAAVVRWVDCPTRRQGV; the protein is encoded by the coding sequence ATGAAATCGCTAAAGCACTTGAAAGTCGCTGCACTCGCTGCTGCTGCACTGGGGGTATTTGGGGGAGTGGGAAGTGCGATCGCATCCACCACTAATTCCCATAATGCTGTCACTATTAACCAAAGCTTAACCCAATCCACGCAACTGTTAGCACAGGCTCAGCAGTTTGGTGAGCAACCGGTTATTGATCAGAGCCGTCTGCTGCTGGTGGCTGCCCCCGGTAGTGCGCTCAACCCCAACCAGTTTTTTATCATTGAGCAGCAGAGCAACGCTCGTCCCTGCTGGAATGAACCCAGCCCCGGTACGATTGATCCCCTGTGGACCACCTTTGACTTTACCGGCATTTGCGGTCGGGTTTCTGACAGCAACGGCTACTCGATCCGCACCAACGGGATTGATCAAGGAGCCAATTATCAGTTCAAGCTGGAGCCAAGTGGCAATGACTTGGTGCTCTACGGTCTACCTAGAGCTACCAACCCCGACAAACGGCGGCTCGTAATCGGCCGCACCAACGGCAGAAGCACTACCGGCTTTGCTCGGATCAACCTGGAGCCAGGCTGGTCACTCGCCAAGCGAACCTTCAACGGGCAGACGTTGGGCCACGTTTACACCACTAACCAAACTGCCCTAGCTCAGCTGCTAGATGCTGGTGGGGCAGCGCCCACTCCTACCCCCGGCACCCAGCCTCCTGTGGTAGTTCGTCCCCCTGCAACTCCCGCGCCTTTCCCCGACATTCAGGGCAACCTCTATGCCGCTCAAATTGCTCGCGCATCTCAGCTGAACTTAATCTCTGGCTTTGAAGACGGATCCTTCCGACCCCGTAACACCTTGACCCGCGAACAAGCGGTTTCCATCGTAATGGAGGGCCTTCAGCAGAGAGCACCGCAGTCAGTGCTGGCTGCCCTGCCTCAACGGGCTACTGCCAATCCCTTTCCAGATGTGACAACCAACCGCTGGAGTGCCCTTAAGATTGCTCAGGCAAAGCAGCTAGAGATTATCACAGGAGACTTTGGAACAGGGCGCTTCCGTCCTAGTGACAACATCACTCGGGCCGAGCTGATAGCGATGCTGAGGAAGGCTGCCATGGTCGAGTTCTCTGAGCAGACTACAGTTGCGGGCACCCCGACTGCAAGCTTAGTCCCCACTCAGGCTCCAGTCGGCTTTACCGACATCAGCGGTCACTGGGCAGCCAATACGATCACGGAAATGTCTGCTTACTGCGGTATTGCCTCGCCCCTAAACGAAACGGGCGGCAGCTTTGCCCCCAATACTCAGGCATTGCGAGACTTTGCTTCTGCCGCAGTTGTGCGCTGGGTTGACTGCCCTACCAGACGGCAGGGCGTCTAA
- a CDS encoding DUF2470 domain-containing protein: protein MAEPITPAVSDRICKHMNDDHADSILMYAQVYGGKQEATSAVMNAIDAEGMDLTATVEGLPVPVRVTFDHTLTGAQDAHHTLVAMLKQDQAH, encoded by the coding sequence ATGGCTGAGCCAATTACGCCTGCGGTGAGCGATCGCATTTGCAAGCACATGAACGACGACCATGCTGACTCAATCTTGATGTACGCCCAAGTCTATGGCGGCAAGCAGGAAGCGACCTCGGCCGTAATGAACGCGATCGATGCTGAGGGCATGGATTTGACTGCTACAGTAGAAGGCTTGCCTGTGCCTGTGCGAGTTACCTTTGACCACACCTTGACCGGCGCACAAGATGCTCACCACACCCTGGTCGCCATGCTCAAACAGGACCAAGCCCACTGA
- a CDS encoding 2Fe-2S iron-sulfur cluster-binding protein — protein MTVSIRFLPNDVVIQAEVGEPLLQVAARAGVSIPTGCLMGSCHACEVELEDDTEPVCACIAAVPSGCSTLTINLYVDPTW, from the coding sequence ATGACTGTTTCCATCCGGTTTTTACCCAACGATGTTGTCATTCAGGCAGAGGTTGGGGAACCCTTATTGCAGGTCGCAGCTCGGGCCGGGGTTTCTATTCCCACCGGCTGTCTCATGGGATCTTGCCATGCCTGTGAGGTCGAACTTGAAGATGATACAGAGCCAGTCTGTGCCTGCATCGCGGCAGTGCCATCGGGGTGTTCAACCCTAACGATCAATCTCTACGTAGATCCCACCTGGTAG
- a CDS encoding pentapeptide repeat-containing protein, whose protein sequence is MPPTSQQRLQQRFLRLALVAAVTLVTKPSYAFDPADLQTLMQTRQCLNCDLRDADLRHLDLSEADLQGSNLENANFFRSRLDGANLARTNLKRANLGEASLQGAVLNIADLSRTSLLRADLTGASLYGAIMDYTYIEGTLFIDALLSRARLSRARIVSADFTGATLCGAEMSYGEYRRDCRSVEKLEAVEGSADSEL, encoded by the coding sequence GTGCCGCCGACTTCCCAACAGCGTTTGCAGCAGCGTTTTCTCCGGCTGGCACTGGTAGCGGCTGTGACCCTTGTCACTAAGCCTAGCTATGCCTTTGATCCGGCTGATCTGCAGACTCTAATGCAGACTCGACAATGCCTCAACTGTGATCTGCGCGATGCCGACCTGCGCCACCTAGATCTGTCTGAGGCTGACCTGCAAGGGTCTAACCTGGAAAACGCCAATTTCTTTCGCAGCCGTTTGGATGGCGCTAATTTGGCCCGCACCAACCTAAAGCGCGCCAACTTGGGCGAGGCTAGTCTCCAGGGCGCTGTGCTCAACATTGCCGACCTCAGCCGTACCAGCCTGCTGCGAGCCGACCTTACCGGAGCCTCCCTCTATGGGGCTATCATGGACTACACCTACATCGAAGGGACTCTCTTTATCGATGCCCTGCTATCTCGGGCCAGGTTGAGCCGAGCTCGTATTGTCAGCGCCGACTTTACCGGGGCAACCCTCTGCGGAGCCGAAATGTCTTACGGTGAGTACCGCCGTGACTGCCGAAGCGTGGAGAAGCTTGAAGCCGTTGAGGGTAGTGCTGACTCAGAACTGTAA
- a CDS encoding methyltransferase domain-containing protein → MTSTLYQQIQQFYDASSGLWEQTWGEHMHHGYYGPTGTIQKQRRQAQIDLNEEFLAWGEVTAATQILDAGCGIGGSALYLAEKYQAQVIGITLSPVQAERATERAAAAGLSTRATFQVADAQDTPFEDQQFDLIWSMESGEHMPDKGAFVRECYRLLKPGGRFLMATWCHRPTTSLAGALTADEQRLLAEIYRLYALPYVISLPEYEAIATECGFQQIRTADWSTAVAPFWDRVIESALNWDAIAGLIKAGWPTIQGTFALGLMRQGFQQGTIRYGLLTGIR, encoded by the coding sequence ATGACCTCGACTTTATACCAGCAGATTCAGCAGTTTTATGATGCCTCTTCGGGCCTGTGGGAGCAGACCTGGGGAGAGCACATGCACCATGGCTACTATGGCCCTACCGGCACGATTCAGAAGCAGCGCAGACAAGCTCAGATTGATCTAAATGAAGAGTTTTTGGCTTGGGGTGAGGTGACAGCCGCTACCCAAATCCTGGATGCCGGATGTGGCATTGGCGGCAGCGCCCTATACCTGGCTGAGAAGTACCAGGCTCAGGTAATCGGGATCACCCTCAGCCCAGTGCAGGCCGAGCGGGCAACCGAACGCGCCGCTGCTGCGGGTCTGAGCACCCGGGCTACGTTTCAAGTAGCCGACGCCCAAGATACCCCCTTCGAAGACCAGCAGTTTGATCTGATCTGGTCAATGGAAAGCGGTGAACACATGCCCGATAAGGGGGCCTTTGTAAGGGAGTGCTATCGGCTGCTAAAGCCGGGGGGACGGTTCTTAATGGCGACCTGGTGCCATCGCCCGACGACCTCTCTAGCTGGAGCCTTGACCGCTGACGAGCAGCGCCTGTTAGCCGAGATCTATCGGCTCTATGCCCTGCCTTACGTGATCTCTCTACCAGAGTACGAAGCGATCGCAACTGAGTGCGGCTTTCAGCAGATCCGTACCGCAGACTGGTCCACCGCAGTTGCCCCTTTTTGGGATCGGGTAATTGAGTCGGCACTTAACTGGGATGCGATCGCAGGTCTGATAAAAGCGGGCTGGCCTACTATTCAGGGCACCTTTGCCCTCGGTCTAATGCGTCAGGGGTTCCAGCAAGGAACGATTCGCTATGGGTTGCTGACGGGAATCCGCTGA